Proteins encoded in a region of the Paenibacillus sp. E222 genome:
- a CDS encoding DJ-1/PfpI family protein, with protein MKTYILLFEGYVSFEIMLASYFMKTQGDIITVALEKGPLQSYEGFSVNPSALLNEINPSEVDLFIIPGGDVTAMLQRPDLMYFIKELHERKTPIAAICAGTLLFGQAQILDSTSFTTNAESEMRAVTAQGKYVNEGVVVDGHIITAKASAYVDFGIEIGKVMNIYSGAEDLEETIQVFKYFNAKS; from the coding sequence TTGAAAACATACATATTATTATTTGAAGGATACGTATCCTTTGAGATTATGTTAGCCAGCTATTTTATGAAAACGCAAGGAGACATCATAACGGTGGCGTTGGAAAAGGGACCGTTACAGTCATATGAGGGATTTTCAGTTAATCCCTCTGCTCTACTAAATGAGATTAATCCGTCCGAAGTGGACCTTTTCATCATTCCCGGAGGAGATGTTACGGCAATGCTGCAACGTCCGGACTTGATGTACTTCATCAAAGAACTTCATGAGCGCAAGACGCCCATTGCAGCCATCTGTGCAGGAACATTATTGTTCGGTCAAGCACAAATATTGGACAGCACATCATTTACGACTAATGCTGAATCCGAGATGAGAGCAGTCACAGCCCAAGGGAAATATGTAAATGAAGGTGTTGTTGTTGATGGACATATCATTACAGCCAAGGCGAGTGCTTATGTGGATTTTGGAATCGAAATCGGTAAAGTGATGAATATCTATTCAGGTGCTGAAGATCTGGAAGAAACGATTCAAGTGTTCAAATATTTCAACGCCAAATCATGA
- a CDS encoding DUF4937 domain-containing protein, translated as MLFKIIWCEVEEQHQKAFYSAQSKWGELIKAPGFVMQRGGWNLLNPRQAVILAIWGTKTAYDEFMRSTHDQLISNNRQIDTYTSISVCLYSANVNNMFVSQAEASHQFYVYKCTESGTLLDATIPDGLLLQPYDPDASMSFVGWKPLDGVPDGMQWEAGFTTITDWNVSRVEP; from the coding sequence ATGCTATTTAAGATCATTTGGTGTGAAGTAGAAGAGCAGCATCAAAAAGCATTTTATTCGGCGCAATCCAAGTGGGGGGAACTAATCAAGGCACCGGGTTTTGTGATGCAACGAGGTGGCTGGAATCTGTTGAACCCCCGGCAAGCTGTAATCCTGGCGATATGGGGCACCAAAACTGCTTATGACGAATTCATGAGGTCGACTCATGATCAGCTGATAAGCAACAACCGTCAGATAGATACATACACGTCTATCAGCGTTTGTTTGTACTCTGCTAACGTAAATAATATGTTTGTCTCTCAGGCAGAAGCATCACATCAATTCTACGTTTATAAATGCACAGAATCCGGGACTTTGTTAGATGCTACAATACCTGATGGGCTTTTATTACAACCGTATGATCCAGACGCATCCATGAGTTTTGTCGGATGGAAACCACTGGACGGTGTGCCTGATGGGATGCAATGGGAGGCAGGCTTTACAACAATTACGGACTGGAATGTATCAAGAGTAGAACCATAA
- a CDS encoding YdcF family protein, whose amino-acid sequence MKKFIREKGLILDLIFIACFVFFLVFWGWNFAVKFYGMITVVFIVLRRIDYQKHILLKRILLTGFGIVAVSFVIIEALVFTQLNANDPEEADYVIILGSGIKGTELTLTLKQRLDASLDYIRSHPQTPVIVSGGQGPGESIPEALAMKNYLVDQGISPAQVIMEDRSTSTQENMAFSKKIIDASGLEHPEIMIVTSDYHMFRSKYLAAKNGYAAEYGISAPSPGYLKPINMIREYFGTIKALLYLLTR is encoded by the coding sequence ATGAAAAAGTTTATACGAGAAAAAGGCCTAATCCTTGATCTTATTTTCATTGCATGTTTTGTGTTCTTTCTGGTCTTCTGGGGCTGGAACTTCGCAGTGAAGTTTTATGGCATGATCACTGTAGTCTTTATCGTGTTAAGGCGGATTGATTATCAAAAGCATATTCTCCTAAAACGCATTCTGCTTACCGGCTTCGGGATCGTTGCGGTTTCATTCGTCATTATCGAAGCCCTTGTGTTTACTCAGCTTAACGCGAATGATCCGGAAGAAGCGGACTATGTCATCATTCTCGGCTCAGGCATCAAAGGAACGGAATTGACATTGACTTTGAAACAAAGGCTGGATGCCAGTCTGGACTATATCCGCAGTCATCCTCAGACGCCAGTGATTGTATCCGGCGGGCAGGGGCCGGGGGAATCCATTCCGGAAGCGCTCGCCATGAAAAACTACCTTGTTGATCAGGGAATCAGCCCTGCGCAAGTCATTATGGAAGATCGATCGACGAGCACCCAGGAGAATATGGCTTTTTCCAAAAAAATCATTGATGCATCCGGGCTGGAGCATCCCGAGATCATGATTGTCACAAGTGATTACCATATGTTCAGATCCAAGTATCTGGCCGCCAAGAACGGTTACGCCGCTGAATATGGTATATCGGCTCCTTCACCGGGTTATCTGAAACCGATCAATATGATCCGGGAGTATTTTGGGACAATCAAAGCATTACTCTATCTGTTAACGCGATAA
- a CDS encoding nucleotidyltransferase family protein → MLHEEKLIQAITEHEPLMHDLRRVRSLDLPQCYIGAGYIRNYIWDVLHGYPLRELHSDIDVVYYDTKDIREKRDLLLEQGLREQTGNSKWSVKNQARMHLRNGNKPYQSTEDALRYWPEIVTAIGVRLDEQGQVRICAPHGLEDLYALIVRQSPFFSDADYYNQRVKKKCWQQQWPKLTIIKS, encoded by the coding sequence ATGCTGCATGAGGAAAAGTTGATCCAGGCGATTACGGAGCATGAACCATTAATGCACGACCTGCGGCGGGTTCGCAGTCTGGATTTGCCTCAGTGTTACATAGGTGCGGGGTATATTCGCAATTATATCTGGGATGTGCTTCATGGCTATCCTCTACGCGAACTGCACAGCGATATTGATGTGGTTTACTACGATACGAAAGACATACGTGAGAAAAGGGACTTGCTGCTGGAACAAGGGCTTCGCGAGCAAACAGGCAATTCCAAGTGGTCGGTGAAAAATCAGGCGAGGATGCATCTGCGCAATGGAAATAAGCCCTATCAATCCACAGAAGACGCTCTTCGATATTGGCCAGAAATCGTCACAGCCATAGGTGTGAGGTTAGATGAACAGGGTCAGGTGCGTATCTGTGCCCCGCATGGGCTGGAGGATCTGTATGCGTTAATCGTACGCCAAAGTCCGTTTTTCTCGGATGCAGACTACTATAATCAGCGTGTAAAAAAGAAATGCTGGCAACAACAGTGGCCCAAGCTCACGATCATAAAATCCTGA
- a CDS encoding glycoside hydrolase family 43 protein encodes MHRLEDIHFRDPYILAIPSRKKYYLYGSIGQNVWNGPAIGFDVYESEDLIHWSGPSPCFRAPADFWSDHHYWAPEVYEWEGRFYMFASFKAEGIPRVTGVLVADQPEGPFELWCRSLTPPDWECLDGTLYVDDQGDPWMIFCKEWVQVEDGEMYAVRLKPDLKGTIGKPDLLFKASEASWSVGGGEQRNRYVTDGPFLYRMQNDELVMMWSTSGQDGYTMGLARSVSGRPQGPWKQDDRPLFTNNGGHGMLFRTFEGQLCLTIHAPNNHPNERPVIFRMQEKNGQLTLMDNPM; translated from the coding sequence GTGCACCGTTTGGAAGATATTCATTTTCGTGATCCCTACATACTGGCTATACCATCGCGCAAGAAATATTATTTATACGGCTCTATCGGGCAAAATGTGTGGAACGGCCCAGCCATCGGTTTTGATGTCTATGAGAGTGAAGACCTGATCCATTGGAGCGGTCCTTCCCCATGCTTCCGTGCACCAGCGGACTTCTGGTCCGATCACCACTATTGGGCCCCGGAAGTCTATGAATGGGAAGGTCGCTTTTATATGTTTGCCAGTTTCAAGGCAGAAGGCATTCCGCGGGTAACAGGTGTATTGGTAGCTGATCAGCCGGAGGGGCCTTTTGAATTGTGGTGCCGCTCCCTAACGCCTCCCGATTGGGAATGCCTGGACGGTACATTGTATGTGGACGATCAGGGTGATCCATGGATGATCTTTTGCAAAGAATGGGTGCAGGTGGAGGATGGGGAGATGTACGCGGTACGTCTGAAGCCCGATCTGAAAGGAACGATAGGCAAGCCTGATCTGTTATTCAAAGCTTCCGAAGCGTCATGGTCTGTCGGAGGTGGAGAACAGCGAAACCGTTATGTCACGGATGGTCCGTTTCTATATCGCATGCAAAATGATGAACTCGTCATGATGTGGTCCACATCCGGTCAAGACGGTTATACAATGGGGCTGGCCCGCTCGGTGTCCGGCAGACCGCAAGGTCCATGGAAGCAGGATGACAGGCCGTTGTTCACCAATAATGGAGGACACGGGATGTTGTTTCGAACGTTCGAAGGACAACTGTGCCTCACCATTCACGCTCCGAACAATCATCCGAATGAACGACCCGTTATTTTCCGAATGCAGGAGAAGAACGGACAACTGACGCTTATGGATAATCCAATGTAA
- a CDS encoding DMT family transporter has translation MILPIVLVLASGMAHAVWSMFTKRSLNKSVFLWSIMMIPTVILLPVLIVELVREPLSMSAYALLVLSMALQALYSWLLSQTYELGDLSQIYPIMRGTSTLLVPLIGVAFLGETLSMFGWLGIACMIVGFTVLSGVGSRDGKSGSRVIGSKPVLMALCVGLCTTSYVFVDKLNLEHISPLSLLEVTNIGFVAGLTPALLASRQLRQEWQKNRSTIMLGALLNPGSYLLFLFALQQAPMARLGPLREVGTVFAAFLGILLLKEQQGKKRILCSIVIFGGILLIGMWG, from the coding sequence ATGATTTTACCTATAGTTCTGGTGCTCGCTTCCGGGATGGCTCACGCTGTCTGGAGTATGTTCACCAAACGCAGCTTAAACAAAAGTGTGTTTTTATGGTCCATCATGATGATTCCGACCGTAATACTGCTGCCTGTGCTCATCGTGGAGTTGGTACGGGAACCATTATCCATGTCAGCCTATGCGCTGCTTGTGTTATCGATGGCACTGCAAGCCTTGTATTCCTGGCTGCTGTCGCAGACGTATGAATTGGGCGATTTGTCGCAGATTTATCCGATTATGCGGGGAACGAGCACCTTGCTGGTGCCATTGATCGGTGTTGCTTTTCTGGGGGAAACGTTATCCATGTTTGGCTGGCTTGGTATTGCCTGCATGATTGTAGGATTTACGGTGCTGAGTGGTGTGGGAAGCAGAGACGGCAAATCTGGCTCAAGGGTAATAGGATCTAAGCCGGTTCTGATGGCCTTATGTGTCGGGTTATGTACAACCAGTTATGTGTTCGTGGACAAATTAAATCTAGAGCATATTTCACCCCTGTCGTTACTTGAAGTGACGAACATTGGCTTTGTTGCCGGATTGACTCCGGCTCTGCTCGCTTCCCGCCAACTGCGTCAGGAGTGGCAGAAGAATCGATCAACCATTATGCTTGGAGCACTGCTGAATCCGGGCTCGTACTTGTTGTTCCTGTTCGCATTGCAGCAGGCGCCAATGGCCAGACTCGGCCCGCTTCGGGAAGTAGGAACCGTATTTGCGGCCTTCCTCGGTATTTTGTTACTAAAAGAACAGCAGGGGAAGAAGCGGATTCTCTGTTCCATCGTTATTTTTGGCGGCATATTGCTGATTGGCATGTGGGGTTAA
- a CDS encoding metallophosphoesterase family protein, whose translation MKRQLAFQQNGTFKIVQFTDLHWKDGRPEDLRTRQLMKTVIEAEQPDLVVFTGDVIYTGPVDPGNKECEHPQQAFRDAVSVVEERGIPWAFVYGNHDTENRITPDGLMDVIQEHAHTVTEPGPREIAGLGNYTLEIAGADGRPAAVLYLLDSGSYSRFESVPGYGWIQPNQIQWLMSESTRVNPGRSRGEKLPALAFFHIPIPEYQSMWDTQICYGSKYEPVCSAQVNSGLFSAMLEMGDVMGTFCGHDHVNDFQGTYHGIRLCYGRSSGHSTYGREGMLRGGRVIQLQAGQRGFDTWLRLEDGSVVKEQPEHQPESTSAH comes from the coding sequence GTGAAACGTCAGCTTGCTTTTCAACAAAATGGGACATTCAAAATCGTGCAGTTTACAGATCTACACTGGAAGGACGGGCGACCTGAAGATCTTCGGACCCGGCAATTGATGAAAACGGTCATTGAAGCGGAACAGCCTGATCTGGTTGTATTTACAGGCGATGTCATCTACACGGGACCGGTTGATCCTGGCAATAAGGAATGTGAACACCCGCAGCAGGCATTCCGGGATGCCGTGTCGGTAGTGGAAGAGCGTGGTATTCCGTGGGCTTTTGTGTATGGCAACCATGATACAGAGAATCGGATTACCCCCGATGGATTAATGGATGTGATTCAGGAGCATGCGCATACCGTGACGGAACCGGGACCGCGTGAGATTGCGGGACTAGGCAATTACACATTGGAGATTGCCGGAGCGGATGGCCGTCCGGCAGCAGTGTTGTATTTACTCGATTCAGGGAGCTATTCCCGGTTCGAGTCCGTTCCCGGTTATGGCTGGATTCAGCCCAATCAGATCCAGTGGCTGATGTCTGAATCCACACGCGTCAATCCCGGCCGCAGCCGCGGGGAGAAGCTCCCAGCCCTGGCGTTTTTCCATATCCCGATTCCTGAATATCAGTCCATGTGGGACACACAGATCTGTTATGGCAGCAAGTACGAGCCTGTCTGCTCTGCTCAAGTGAACTCGGGTCTGTTCTCTGCAATGCTGGAGATGGGCGATGTGATGGGGACCTTTTGCGGACATGATCATGTGAATGATTTTCAGGGGACTTACCACGGCATTCGACTCTGCTACGGGCGTTCGAGTGGACACAGTACATATGGAAGGGAAGGCATGCTGCGCGGAGGACGGGTCATTCAATTGCAGGCGGGACAACGAGGCTTTGATACCTGGCTTCGTCTGGAAGACGGATCGGTCGTGAAGGAACAGCCAGAACATCAACCTGAGAGCACTTCGGCACATTAG
- a CDS encoding DeoR/GlpR family DNA-binding transcription regulator, which yields MSLTYEERRHTILIQLATQGKVQVQVLADLFQVSTETIRRDLDRLEKEGELRKVYGGAVRVRSGMIEAPFQKRAQLQLNEKQAIGVAAASLIEDGETVMLDNGTTTLEIMRQLRHRSQVTVITNSVPILTCALEEFAGKIIFAGGEVTPVVQASTGPIAHELLSQFKVNKAFISAGGVSLTDGITDYVLEEALISRKMMERAEEAILVADHTKFGRSTFAQIAPINQISMVITDSGCPTEWVDALHQMEIEMVHNI from the coding sequence ATGTCTTTAACGTATGAAGAACGAAGACACACCATTCTTATCCAGCTTGCTACCCAGGGCAAGGTTCAGGTACAGGTTCTCGCGGATCTGTTCCAGGTATCCACGGAGACAATTCGGCGGGATCTGGACCGACTTGAAAAGGAAGGCGAATTGCGCAAAGTATACGGAGGTGCTGTACGTGTACGTTCAGGCATGATCGAAGCCCCTTTTCAAAAGCGTGCGCAGCTTCAGCTGAACGAAAAGCAGGCCATTGGCGTGGCAGCCGCCTCTCTGATTGAGGATGGAGAGACCGTAATGCTCGACAACGGCACAACAACGCTGGAGATCATGCGACAGCTGCGACATCGGTCTCAGGTGACCGTCATAACCAACTCCGTCCCCATTCTTACCTGTGCACTGGAGGAATTTGCAGGCAAAATCATTTTCGCCGGAGGAGAAGTCACCCCGGTCGTACAAGCCTCTACTGGCCCCATTGCTCATGAATTGCTCAGTCAATTCAAAGTCAACAAGGCGTTCATCTCAGCAGGCGGTGTTTCGTTAACGGATGGGATCACAGATTATGTACTCGAAGAGGCACTCATCTCGCGCAAAATGATGGAGCGTGCGGAGGAAGCCATTTTGGTAGCGGATCATACCAAGTTTGGACGTTCCACCTTCGCCCAGATTGCACCTATTAATCAAATATCCATGGTGATTACAGATTCAGGATGTCCCACAGAATGGGTAGATGCTCTCCACCAAATGGAAATCGAAATGGTTCACAACATTTGA
- a CDS encoding TetR/AcrR family transcriptional regulator, producing the protein MSSKKEMLLNVAEELFYLHGFHSIGLKRIITDAGIAIMTLYNHFNSKDDLIVEVLRRREQRYLEQLRQYADNKAQPVFLNLAEGHARWLMEHESRGCLFLRAKEEFGGDPDNVIVQTVNAHKKHVMTLIKNLDPAASDRAVLQFNLLLEGSTALAETENVNNVCRELIDMTQNSFK; encoded by the coding sequence ATGAGCAGTAAAAAGGAAATGCTGTTGAACGTGGCTGAGGAATTATTCTACCTGCACGGCTTTCATTCTATCGGCTTGAAGCGAATCATCACAGATGCCGGGATCGCCATCATGACGTTATATAATCACTTCAACTCCAAGGATGATCTCATCGTTGAAGTACTTCGGCGGCGCGAACAGCGCTATCTGGAGCAGCTGCGGCAGTATGCCGACAACAAAGCGCAGCCCGTATTCCTCAATCTGGCGGAAGGACATGCACGCTGGTTGATGGAACATGAGTCAAGAGGATGTCTGTTTCTGCGTGCCAAGGAGGAATTTGGCGGAGATCCAGACAACGTCATCGTACAAACTGTCAACGCGCATAAGAAACATGTGATGACCTTGATCAAAAATCTTGATCCTGCCGCAAGCGACCGTGCAGTGTTGCAATTTAACCTGCTGCTGGAGGGTTCTACTGCACTCGCTGAGACAGAAAATGTAAATAACGTATGTCGGGAACTCATTGACATGACGCAGAATAGTTTCAAGTAG
- a CDS encoding MFS transporter, giving the protein MKKIIFPGIALIAVCYAFGRFSYGLFMPEISEALQLDDAQSGAINSATYIAYCLSLLSAPLLINRIGHYHVIQIAGISAVLGLLGIGLSPNAFVLTLGVFLAGLSTGLASPALGNTVYAELAPDQQARGNSWINTGTSFGIIISGPIYWLFTEYWRLTYIFFAVLGIVVVLWNSRVLSTRKTEPCTKSLWASMKPTRPGVALLMASLLTGISSAIYWTFARNFLTDEKGASDSEAVLFWIVMGIMGILGGCAGRIIERIGIGWSYRIGLLLLSVSLGVILLPSMAASLVSAVMFGSTYIFLTSVFIVWATRLFRPNTSIGISLAFLALGAGQFIGSSLAGYTIEMFSNTTAFLAFAVLGLFGLLIRVK; this is encoded by the coding sequence ATGAAAAAAATTATTTTCCCAGGGATTGCCCTTATCGCTGTATGTTATGCATTCGGGAGATTCAGCTATGGGCTGTTTATGCCGGAGATCTCGGAAGCACTCCAACTGGACGATGCCCAATCCGGAGCAATTAATTCCGCAACCTACATTGCTTATTGCCTGTCTCTACTTAGTGCTCCGCTGTTAATTAATCGCATCGGGCACTATCATGTCATTCAAATCGCGGGTATTAGTGCTGTGCTCGGTTTATTGGGCATTGGCTTATCTCCAAATGCATTTGTTCTCACACTCGGCGTTTTTCTTGCCGGATTAAGTACAGGCTTGGCCTCTCCTGCATTGGGTAACACCGTCTATGCTGAGCTTGCGCCTGATCAGCAAGCCAGAGGGAATAGCTGGATTAACACAGGTACCAGCTTTGGCATTATCATATCCGGTCCGATCTACTGGCTGTTCACCGAGTATTGGCGTTTGACCTACATCTTCTTTGCTGTTCTGGGTATTGTGGTGGTGTTATGGAATAGTCGCGTTCTCTCCACACGCAAAACAGAGCCTTGTACCAAGTCCCTCTGGGCATCCATGAAGCCGACCAGACCCGGCGTGGCTCTGCTCATGGCTTCCCTTCTGACAGGTATCAGTTCTGCGATCTATTGGACCTTTGCCCGTAACTTCCTCACAGACGAAAAAGGGGCCTCCGATTCGGAAGCCGTACTGTTCTGGATTGTGATGGGAATTATGGGGATTCTCGGCGGATGTGCTGGCCGGATTATTGAACGCATCGGAATTGGATGGTCCTATCGGATAGGCCTTCTGCTCTTGTCTGTTTCACTTGGCGTGATCCTTCTTCCATCGATGGCCGCCAGCCTGGTCTCAGCCGTTATGTTCGGCAGTACCTATATTTTCCTGACCAGTGTATTCATCGTGTGGGCGACCAGGCTATTTCGTCCAAATACGTCCATTGGGATCAGCCTTGCTTTTCTCGCGCTTGGTGCAGGACAGTTCATAGGTTCATCGTTAGCGGGTTACACCATTGAGATGTTCTCTAACACTACAGCATTTCTGGCCTTTGCTGTACTGGGTCTGTTCGGATTACTTATTCGGGTGAAATAG
- a CDS encoding formylglycine-generating enzyme family protein: protein MHDQLPKKSSSCCCAASRGGKLEEKSLSEETAASVEAVEDKPSSHTSYSADFTIALTDRAVKKESIRIEGGRFLMGTNDPEAFEADGEGPVREVQVNSFYLDTCTVTNAEFAQFVRETGYRTEAERFGWSFVFHLFVSPQTAAQVRTVVQQTPWWWVVEGADWAHPEGPESHVNDRSDHPVLHISWNDANAYCRWEGKRLPTEAEWEYAARGGLIQKKYPWGDTLRPDGQHNCNIWQGVFPTKNNAADGYAGTAPSQSFPPNAYGLYNMSGNVWEWCADNYTTDHEKAAAADTELSPHEDRKVLKGGSYLCHRSYCNRYRVAARIPNTPDTSTGHIGFRCAADV, encoded by the coding sequence ATGCATGATCAGCTGCCAAAGAAATCTTCTTCCTGCTGCTGCGCTGCAAGTCGGGGCGGCAAGCTGGAGGAAAAGAGTCTGTCAGAGGAAACGGCTGCATCGGTAGAGGCTGTTGAAGACAAGCCATCCAGTCATACTAGTTATTCAGCTGACTTCACGATAGCTCTAACCGATAGAGCAGTGAAGAAAGAAAGCATTCGTATTGAAGGTGGACGTTTCCTGATGGGCACAAATGACCCCGAAGCTTTTGAAGCAGACGGGGAAGGCCCCGTCAGGGAAGTTCAGGTGAACTCCTTTTATCTTGATACCTGTACGGTAACCAATGCGGAGTTTGCACAGTTTGTACGTGAGACGGGGTATCGGACTGAGGCGGAGCGGTTTGGCTGGTCTTTTGTTTTTCATCTGTTCGTTTCTCCGCAAACGGCGGCTCAAGTTCGAACCGTTGTACAACAGACACCCTGGTGGTGGGTTGTTGAAGGTGCAGATTGGGCTCATCCCGAAGGACCCGAATCTCATGTGAATGATCGCTCTGATCATCCGGTTCTTCATATCTCATGGAATGATGCCAATGCGTATTGCCGCTGGGAGGGTAAACGTCTGCCCACAGAAGCCGAATGGGAATACGCAGCCCGGGGTGGCCTGATACAGAAAAAATATCCCTGGGGCGATACGTTAAGGCCGGATGGACAGCACAATTGCAACATCTGGCAGGGTGTATTTCCGACGAAAAATAATGCAGCCGACGGTTATGCAGGCACCGCTCCATCCCAATCGTTTCCTCCCAATGCATACGGACTTTATAATATGTCAGGCAATGTATGGGAGTGGTGCGCTGACAACTACACTACGGATCATGAGAAGGCTGCGGCTGCTGACACGGAATTATCTCCTCATGAAGATCGCAAGGTGTTAAAAGGTGGTTCCTATCTATGCCACCGTTCCTACTGCAATCGCTATAGAGTGGCGGCGAGAATCCCCAACACGCCTGATACATCTACCGGGCATATCGGTTTCAGATGTGCAGCGGATGTATAG
- a CDS encoding sulfatase yields MSQHKPNIIFLMTDQQRWDCIGTFNEHIHTPNLDKLAAEGITFQDAVCQSPMCAPSRSSMMMGYYPSQLGVRTNYGGLFEEDKLPSQPLPELMHRAGYQTAGFGKTHWNHSEGIDEPSTRGFEVRSIGLSRQSGHYEQGARMMGDTHPEALEAYHQETKDFGGGEENVNGYTGFTSRIPMNQHRDGWVAEQALQFLDDGVDPERPLFFYLSFLKPHAGFNVPQQFEDLYRLEDIPDIPQPPWEDELNTHLAASDDLNVNSRQSYLDKKAVWEQRSSEERRRTTLRYWANCSWLDHYFGLALDKLEQLGRLENALIVFVSDHGEMLGERQYRFTKYNLYDSSVRVPLILSGTYIPEQKRGTMDQQPAELVDLVPTLTQAAGLEANPMLPGVNLLGKLRHRGTFCEFHGKGVTAPHSAPAYMWRTTEWKLILYIEGSVKESASRVHETKGELYHLTVDPHEWTNLYDEEQHAAVREQLKTELLMHLAVSWAKGPFFYDRGGTKPLET; encoded by the coding sequence GTGTCACAGCACAAGCCAAACATTATTTTTCTTATGACGGATCAGCAGCGATGGGACTGTATTGGGACCTTTAATGAGCATATTCATACGCCGAATCTGGATAAGCTTGCAGCCGAGGGAATTACTTTCCAGGATGCGGTCTGCCAATCCCCGATGTGTGCACCCAGCCGAAGCTCTATGATGATGGGATACTATCCGTCGCAGCTTGGAGTTCGAACGAATTATGGTGGTTTGTTTGAGGAAGACAAGCTGCCTTCTCAGCCGTTGCCTGAGTTGATGCATCGCGCAGGGTATCAGACGGCGGGGTTTGGAAAAACGCATTGGAACCATAGCGAGGGTATAGACGAGCCATCTACACGCGGGTTTGAAGTGAGATCGATCGGTCTCTCCCGCCAGAGTGGTCATTATGAGCAGGGGGCAAGGATGATGGGGGACACCCATCCCGAAGCGCTGGAGGCTTATCATCAGGAGACGAAGGACTTTGGGGGCGGGGAGGAAAATGTCAACGGTTATACCGGGTTCACCAGCCGAATTCCGATGAACCAGCATCGGGATGGATGGGTAGCCGAACAGGCACTGCAATTTCTGGATGACGGAGTAGATCCGGAGAGGCCGCTGTTTTTTTATTTGTCCTTTCTCAAGCCGCATGCCGGGTTCAACGTACCCCAACAATTTGAAGACCTCTACCGACTGGAGGATATCCCGGACATTCCGCAGCCACCATGGGAAGACGAATTGAATACTCATCTGGCAGCCTCGGATGATCTGAATGTGAACAGTCGTCAGTCTTATCTGGACAAGAAGGCCGTATGGGAGCAGCGCAGTTCGGAGGAGAGAAGAAGAACCACATTGAGGTACTGGGCGAATTGCTCCTGGCTGGATCACTATTTTGGGTTGGCATTGGATAAGCTGGAGCAGCTCGGAAGGCTGGAGAATGCGCTGATTGTATTTGTATCGGATCATGGAGAGATGTTGGGGGAAAGGCAATACCGCTTCACCAAATATAATCTGTATGACAGCAGCGTAAGAGTGCCGCTGATTTTGTCCGGTACGTACATTCCGGAACAGAAGCGAGGAACTATGGATCAGCAACCCGCCGAATTGGTCGATCTTGTGCCTACATTAACGCAAGCAGCAGGATTAGAGGCCAACCCGATGCTACCGGGTGTGAACTTACTGGGCAAGCTCCGGCATCGTGGAACGTTCTGTGAATTTCATGGTAAAGGTGTAACAGCACCCCATTCGGCCCCGGCTTATATGTGGCGTACAACGGAGTGGAAGCTCATTCTGTACATCGAAGGCTCTGTTAAGGAATCGGCCTCCAGGGTACATGAAACAAAAGGTGAATTATATCACCTGACCGTTGACCCCCATGAATGGACGAATCTGTATGATGAAGAGCAGCATGCTGCAGTCCGGGAGCAGTTAAAGACTGAACTGTTGATGCATCTGGCCGTTAGCTGGGCCAAGGGACCGTTCTTCTATGATCGTGGTGGCACCAAGCCGTTGGAGACGTAA